A part of Ignavibacteriales bacterium genomic DNA contains:
- a CDS encoding metallophosphoesterase, producing MNKTLTTLNEFFWVKNKNNFLTAYLIITNMYSAFLICSWGYAAITDNSPIVPQNIFFDSLIIFPFWWMIVFTVQVTLFILSFDFIRLVIFPFTRKVKEKIFKIESYSVFVLALFFLLYVPFRFWYDYRNISLNNVEMPVKNLPAEFDKFRIVFISDTQADRYTNDSRLSDFVIKVNSLQADLVLVGGDIITSTPDYISTGAKYLGKIKSGYGVYSCVGDHDNWAYRNDFERSRNEVRAALLKNNVRMLDNESLMIPLKDFKLFLSFTTNTYMDKTTDRTLDSLAKQSTGSDFKIMITHQPLKNVILNSVKNDFDLILAGHTHGGQITFLFPFFNLSPTIFETKYLRGEFDFGKTKMLVCRGLGMSLAPVRYNSTPEIILLELKKGN from the coding sequence ATGAATAAAACTCTCACCACTCTTAATGAATTTTTCTGGGTTAAGAATAAAAATAATTTTCTGACTGCTTATTTAATAATAACTAATATGTATTCCGCATTTTTGATTTGTAGCTGGGGGTACGCGGCAATTACAGATAACTCACCGATTGTTCCGCAGAATATATTTTTTGATTCCTTGATAATATTTCCATTTTGGTGGATGATCGTTTTTACGGTACAAGTAACTCTATTTATTCTGTCATTTGATTTCATAAGACTGGTGATTTTTCCTTTCACAAGAAAAGTCAAAGAAAAAATATTTAAGATCGAATCATATTCTGTTTTTGTTCTTGCATTATTTTTTCTGTTGTACGTTCCCTTTCGTTTTTGGTATGATTATCGAAATATTTCTCTGAACAACGTAGAAATGCCGGTTAAGAATTTACCGGCCGAATTCGATAAATTCAGGATAGTTTTTATTTCTGACACACAAGCCGATAGGTACACAAACGATTCCAGACTTTCTGATTTTGTTATAAAAGTTAATTCGTTACAAGCTGATCTTGTTTTGGTGGGGGGAGATATTATTACATCAACTCCCGATTACATTTCGACAGGTGCGAAATATCTCGGAAAAATAAAATCCGGGTATGGCGTTTACTCCTGTGTTGGTGACCACGACAATTGGGCTTATCGGAATGATTTTGAAAGAAGCAGAAATGAGGTGAGGGCAGCATTATTAAAAAATAATGTTAGAATGCTTGACAATGAATCTTTAATGATTCCTCTTAAAGATTTTAAATTATTTTTATCCTTCACTACTAATACTTACATGGATAAAACAACTGATCGTACATTAGACAGCCTGGCTAAGCAAAGTACGGGTTCGGATTTTAAAATTATGATTACTCATCAACCTTTGAAGAATGTGATTTTAAATTCTGTCAAAAACGATTTCGATTTAATTCTTGCAGGACACACACACGGCGGGCAAATAACTTTTCTATTTCCCTTTTTCAACCTCTCGCCGACAATATTTGAAACTAAATATTTACGCGGCGAATTTGATTTTGGTAAAACTAAAATGCTGGTATGCCGCGGACTTGGAATGTCACTCGCACCGGTTCGTTATAATTCAACTCCAGAAATAATTTTATTAGAATTAAAAAAAGGGAATTGA
- a CDS encoding aldo/keto reductase: MKYRKIGKTELEISEISLGCWTMGGLNWVNGDPNGWADVDENEIAEAINYAIENGVNHFDNADVYGNGRAERMLARILGKRTNNFVISTKIGWFPGTAAHAYEPKHIRHQCEQSLVNLNRDYIDIYYFHHGDFGEKDKYLDDAIEVIYKLKDEGKIRVIGQSAYSNEDFMKLIPKVNPEVIQSFANPIEKDFINSNSPTRKLIEERKISFVSFRPLGEGLLLGKYSSKNPPQFEFGDHRRGLKRFSKEHLEWLEPRIEKMKLKFGSSINELGRAVLQYLLYYNFVGTVIPGFRNLSQVKSNLFAADKPLTKEEFGFIEETFLK; this comes from the coding sequence ATGAAATACAGAAAAATTGGAAAGACCGAATTAGAAATTTCGGAAATATCACTTGGCTGCTGGACAATGGGCGGTCTAAATTGGGTTAACGGCGATCCAAACGGGTGGGCAGATGTTGATGAGAATGAAATTGCAGAAGCTATTAACTACGCTATCGAAAATGGCGTAAATCATTTTGATAATGCTGACGTTTACGGCAATGGTCGTGCAGAAAGAATGCTTGCACGAATTCTTGGCAAGCGTACAAACAATTTTGTTATCTCCACAAAAATTGGCTGGTTCCCCGGAACTGCCGCACACGCTTACGAGCCGAAACATATTCGTCATCAATGCGAACAGTCCCTCGTTAATCTTAATCGCGATTACATTGATATCTATTATTTTCATCATGGAGATTTTGGTGAGAAAGATAAATATCTTGACGATGCAATTGAAGTAATTTACAAATTAAAGGATGAGGGAAAAATAAGAGTGATTGGTCAATCGGCATATTCAAATGAAGACTTTATGAAACTAATCCCGAAAGTAAACCCCGAAGTCATTCAAAGTTTTGCTAACCCGATTGAAAAGGATTTTATTAATTCAAATTCTCCCACGAGAAAACTAATAGAAGAAAGAAAAATATCTTTTGTTTCATTCAGACCACTCGGTGAAGGCTTGCTGCTCGGTAAATACTCTTCAAAAAATCCTCCGCAATTTGAATTTGGTGATCATCGCAGAGGGTTAAAGCGTTTTTCCAAAGAACATCTTGAGTGGCTTGAACCACGAATCGAAAAAATGAAACTTAAGTTTGGGTCATCTATCAACGAGCTTGGCAGAGCTGTTTTGCAGTATTTGCTTTATTATAATTTTGTTGGAACTGTAATTCCCGGTTTTAGAAATTTGAGTCAGGTTAAATCAAATTTATTTGCAGCCGATAAGCCGTTGACTAAAGAAGAGTTCGGTTTTATCGAAGAAACGTTTTTAAAATAA
- the hemB gene encoding porphobilinogen synthase has product MSSYPVIRHRRLRYNPLVRDMVRETVLTKNDLIYPLFVVPGTKIKNPVKSMPGVFQLSIDELVKECKEVRDLGIPAIILFGIPDHKDEVGSGAYDANGIIQQAIRAIKAEVNNLLIITDVCMCEYTSHGHCGLLNGEDILNDETISLLAKEAVSHADAGADMIAPSDMMDGRVAAIRKALDYKGFTKIPIMSYAAKYASGFYGPFRDAADSTPSFGDRKSHQMDIGNVNEALREVAEDIEEGADIVMVKPAGPYLDVIRAVKEKFGMPTAAYQVSGEYAMIKAAGANGWIDEERVMVEAAFAIKRAGADMFLTYFAKDLARWIDRNQK; this is encoded by the coding sequence ATGAGTTCGTATCCTGTCATTCGTCATCGTCGTTTAAGATACAATCCGCTTGTGCGTGATATGGTTCGCGAAACGGTCTTAACAAAAAACGATTTGATTTATCCGCTGTTTGTTGTACCGGGAACAAAGATTAAAAACCCTGTTAAATCTATGCCTGGGGTTTTTCAATTATCAATTGATGAACTTGTAAAAGAATGCAAAGAAGTTCGTGATCTTGGAATTCCTGCAATAATACTTTTTGGAATACCCGATCACAAAGATGAAGTTGGTTCCGGTGCTTACGATGCAAACGGAATAATTCAGCAAGCTATTCGTGCTATTAAAGCAGAAGTAAATAATCTTCTTATAATTACAGATGTTTGTATGTGTGAATATACTTCGCACGGACACTGCGGACTTTTGAATGGTGAAGATATTTTGAATGACGAAACAATTTCACTTCTTGCCAAAGAAGCAGTATCACATGCTGACGCTGGTGCTGATATGATCGCTCCTTCCGATATGATGGATGGAAGAGTTGCGGCAATAAGAAAAGCGTTGGATTACAAAGGCTTTACTAAAATTCCGATTATGAGTTACGCCGCAAAATATGCTTCCGGTTTTTATGGACCTTTTAGAGATGCCGCCGATTCAACTCCGTCTTTTGGAGATAGAAAATCTCATCAGATGGATATTGGAAACGTTAACGAAGCTTTGCGCGAAGTTGCTGAAGATATTGAAGAAGGCGCAGATATAGTTATGGTAAAACCAGCAGGACCATATCTAGATGTTATTCGTGCAGTTAAAGAAAAATTTGGAATGCCAACCGCTGCTTATCAAGTTAGCGGTGAATATGCTATGATAAAAGCAGCCGGTGCAAATGGCTGGATTGATGAAGAGCGTGTAATGGTTGAAGCTGCATTTGCAATTAAACGTGCTGGCGCAGATATGTTTTTAACTTACTTTGCAAAAGATCTTGCAAGGTGGATTGACAGAAATCAAAAGTAG
- a CDS encoding four helix bundle protein, whose protein sequence is MQKLQILIILLIKSFDFAVRIIKFYKVKSKDNYNLNSIFKQLLRSGTSIGANVSEAQSAFTKKDFINKLGISLKESRETEYWLKLLKESDIISEKEFISLFNDCEELSKLLTAIIKSSKET, encoded by the coding sequence ATGCAGAAACTTCAAATTCTTATAATCCTATTGATAAAAAGTTTTGATTTTGCAGTTAGAATTATCAAATTTTACAAGGTAAAATCAAAAGACAATTACAATTTAAATTCTATATTTAAGCAATTGCTTAGATCCGGAACTTCAATTGGTGCCAATGTCTCAGAAGCTCAAAGTGCCTTTACCAAAAAAGATTTTATTAATAAACTTGGCATATCTTTAAAAGAATCAAGAGAAACCGAATATTGGTTGAAATTATTAAAGGAATCTGATATAATTTCAGAGAAGGAATTTATAAGCCTGTTTAATGATTGTGAAGAATTGTCAAAATTACTTACTGCAATTATTAAATCATCAAAGGAAACTTAA
- the hemG gene encoding protoporphyrinogen oxidase: MNKKIVVIGAGISGLTSAYLLSKKGFDVTVIEKNNAVGGSIESVTENGFLFDRGPNSALETTPVIGQIIRELELEPELLYASKLANKRYILRNNKLHSLPMSPQGLIKTKLFSGKAKLRLMAEPFIGKSNDGYYQSLAEFVKLRLGQEFLDYAINPFVAGVYAGRPEDLSVKSAFPKLYALEEKYGGLIVGTVRSIRERKKRAEVAKQSAKMLSFKSGMIALPKAIEKYFGSNILLSCEVISVDKNENGYSVSYQQNGVTNKIVCDAVLSTIPSYTASRIFTNYDKDFKTHADAIYYPPVLVYYLVYDRKNIKQDLDGFGFLIPAKENKSFLGALWSSIIFSDRTDETKAAFTLFVGGSRNPEFVKEDRTSLLIKVRKEFESLMGISTDPVFSSERFWEKAIPQYNLGYVEHERFFDDFEKRNPGLFISGNFRGGISVGDCVKNAALVCDKINEQLKM; encoded by the coding sequence ATTGGTGCAGGTATTTCAGGGCTAACATCCGCATATCTTTTATCAAAAAAAGGATTTGATGTTACGGTTATAGAAAAAAATAATGCTGTTGGCGGATCAATAGAAAGTGTAACTGAGAATGGTTTTCTATTCGATCGCGGACCAAATAGTGCTTTAGAAACTACTCCTGTAATTGGACAAATAATTCGTGAACTTGAACTTGAGCCTGAACTTTTATACGCAAGTAAACTTGCTAACAAAAGATACATCCTTCGTAATAACAAACTTCACTCGCTTCCAATGTCTCCACAAGGATTAATTAAAACAAAATTGTTTTCCGGTAAAGCGAAGCTACGATTAATGGCAGAGCCATTTATCGGAAAATCCAACGATGGCTATTATCAAAGTCTTGCCGAATTTGTGAAGCTAAGATTGGGACAGGAATTTTTAGATTATGCAATCAATCCTTTTGTTGCCGGTGTTTATGCCGGAAGACCGGAAGACTTAAGTGTTAAATCTGCTTTCCCAAAACTTTATGCGCTTGAAGAAAAGTACGGTGGATTAATTGTTGGTACCGTTCGAAGTATCCGTGAAAGAAAAAAACGAGCCGAGGTTGCAAAGCAATCTGCAAAAATGTTATCCTTTAAAAGCGGAATGATTGCTCTGCCAAAAGCGATTGAAAAATATTTTGGCAGCAATATTTTGCTTTCGTGCGAAGTTATTTCTGTCGATAAAAATGAAAATGGATATTCGGTTTCTTATCAGCAAAATGGAGTAACAAACAAAATTGTTTGCGATGCTGTCCTATCTACAATTCCATCTTATACTGCAAGCAGAATTTTTACAAATTATGATAAGGATTTTAAAACTCATGCTGATGCAATTTATTATCCGCCGGTTTTAGTTTACTATTTAGTTTACGATAGAAAAAACATCAAACAAGATTTAGATGGATTTGGATTTTTAATCCCTGCAAAAGAAAATAAATCTTTTCTTGGCGCACTCTGGAGTTCGATTATCTTTTCAGATCGAACAGATGAAACCAAAGCAGCGTTTACTTTATTTGTTGGCGGATCAAGAAACCCTGAGTTTGTTAAAGAAGACAGAACATCATTATTAATAAAAGTAAGAAAAGAGTTTGAATCTTTAATGGGAATATCTACAGATCCTGTTTTTTCATCGGAACGATTTTGGGAAAAAGCAATTCCGCAATACAATTTGGGATATGTTGAACACGAAAGATTTTTTGATGATTTTGAAAAGAGAAATCCTGGATTGTTTATAAGTGGTAATTTCCGTGGCGGAATTTCCGTTGGAGATTGTGTAAAAAACGCCGCTCTTGTCTGCGACAAGATCAATGAACAATTAAAAATGTAG